Proteins from one Chelonia mydas isolate rCheMyd1 chromosome 14, rCheMyd1.pri.v2, whole genome shotgun sequence genomic window:
- the LOC122461338 gene encoding zinc finger protein 501-like, with the protein MEQGEELWVPNLQGAEERKSPRGSWAGDGMVSESEEENPEQEGPEQVELYKVGPGRSDGDVSPEHDKACGSQGRSEKEQESHPEERQENPSHTRGYFGRHNDSTIHRGPCPGEKPNTCEDCGKSFSLRSNLITHQRLHLGERPYQCPECGRCFSQSSHLITHQRLHTGERPYRCRDCGKSFNVNSDLIKHQRTHTGERPYPCTECGRRFSSSSNLTRHQRLHTGERPYRCEACGESFRDCSSLTIHQRAHTGERPYVCPDCGKGFTDSSLLIKHQRTHQTEKCFNCPDCGKSFSTSTYLARHQRTHLAEKPYQCDECGRGYSQFAHLTTHQRVHTGERPYICPDCGKSFTTSSALTKHKRIHTGERPYVCPDCGKSFTQSSNVITHWRLQHGKSL; encoded by the coding sequence gtgaTGGGATGGTGAGTGAGAGTGAGGAGGAGAACCCTGAGCAGGAAGGTCCTGAGCAAGTGGAACTGTATAAGGTGGGACCAGGGAGATCTGATGGGGATGTTTCCCCCGAGCACGACAAAGCCTGCGGGAGTCAGGGCAGGTCAGAGAAGGAGCAGGAAAGCCACCCAGAAGAGAGACAGGAGAATCCCAGTCACACTCGGGGATATTTTGGGAGACACAATGACTCTACGATCCACAGGGGACCCTGCCCCGGGGAGAAACCCAACACGTGTgaggactgtgggaaaagcttcagcctGAGGTCAAATCTGATCACCCATCAAAGACTGCACCTGGGGGAGAGACCCTACCAGTGCCCGGAGTGCGGGCGCTGCTTCAGCCAGAGCTCGCATCTCATCACGCACCAGCGTCTGCACACGGGAGAGCGACCCTACCGGTGCCGGGACTGCGGAAAGAGCTTCAATGTGAACTCAGACCTGATTAAACACCAGCGAACGCACACAGGCGAGAGGCCCTATCCCTGCACCGAGTGTGGGCGGCGATTCAGCAGCAGCTCAAACCTCACGAGGCACCAGCGGCTGCACACGGGCGAGAGACCCTATCGGTGCGAGGCCTGTGGGGAAAGCTTCCGGGACTGCTCATCCCTCACGATCCACCAGAGAGCGCACACGGGAGAGAGGCCCTATGTCTGCCCCGACTGCGGGAAAGGCTTCACTGACAGCTCCCTCCTCATCAAGCACCAGAGGACGCACCAGACAGAGAAGTGCTTTAACTGCCCTGATTGCGGGAAAAGCTTCTCCACCAGCACGTACCTGGCCAGGCACCAGAGAACCCACCTGGCCGAGAAGCCCTATCAGTGCGACGAGTGCGGCAGGGGATACAGCCAGTTCGCTCACCTCACCACCCACCAGAGAGTGCACACGGGAGAGAGGCCCTACATCTGCCCTgactgcgggaaaagcttcaccaCCAGCTCTGCCCTGACCAAGCAcaagagaatccacacaggagagaggccctatgtctgccctgactgtgggaaaagcttcactcagagctcaAACGTTATCACCCACTGGAGACTCCAGCATGGGAAATCCCTGTGA